A single genomic interval of Halorubrum aethiopicum harbors:
- a CDS encoding DUF5817 family protein: MYAVVGCNGCGNLWLVRDPRASETARCSRCERTHRTAKLKRLFESEDRDAAREARAALLAKKRGDSEAFAAVDHVADLERAVEDAGVDDCEYLEASGLDADAVFEAGSRAEGNAGSTRSREEIVRDAVEEAAEPTEEEIVAYATEHGVPADAARDLLEKLTRRGELSESQGRYRAL, from the coding sequence ATGTACGCGGTCGTCGGCTGTAACGGGTGCGGGAACCTCTGGCTCGTTCGCGACCCGCGGGCGAGCGAGACGGCCCGCTGTTCGCGGTGTGAGAGGACCCACCGGACCGCGAAGCTCAAACGCCTCTTCGAGTCCGAGGACCGCGACGCGGCCCGCGAGGCGCGGGCGGCCCTGCTCGCGAAGAAGCGCGGCGACTCGGAGGCCTTCGCGGCGGTCGACCACGTCGCGGACCTCGAACGCGCCGTCGAGGACGCCGGCGTCGACGACTGCGAGTACCTCGAGGCCTCCGGGCTCGACGCCGACGCGGTGTTCGAGGCCGGGTCGCGCGCGGAGGGGAACGCGGGATCGACGCGGTCGCGGGAGGAGATCGTCCGGGACGCGGTCGAGGAGGCGGCGGAGCCGACCGAGGAGGAGATCGTCGCGTACGCGACCGAGCACGGCGTCCCGGCCGACGCGGCCCGCGACCTCCTGGAGAAGCTGACCCGTCGCGGGGAGCTGTCGGAGTCGCAGGGGCGGTACCGGGCGCTGTGA